The proteins below come from a single Cylindrospermopsis raciborskii Cr2010 genomic window:
- a CDS encoding DUF2085 domain-containing protein, with product MSHSILQQNLTQKKISPVSFFADILLAGMVLGPSLAPFLAASNVFVLQIISNIIYFIGDHVCPQPETGLELAPPYIMTVCMRCYGTVTGLLITRVLYGLTQGKGVFWLHQYGWMGASVATILMTAYPWELAAEVFGLWEFNNYVVTPFGLVTGLAWGLFAMPLLHSSKRTLLRRLAIYYKKE from the coding sequence ATGTCCCATTCTATCCTTCAACAAAACCTAACACAAAAGAAAATTAGTCCAGTCAGCTTTTTTGCGGACATTCTCTTAGCAGGAATGGTATTGGGTCCATCCTTAGCTCCCTTCTTGGCCGCATCTAATGTGTTTGTACTACAAATTATCAGTAATATAATTTATTTCATAGGTGATCATGTTTGTCCTCAACCTGAAACCGGTTTAGAATTAGCGCCCCCTTACATTATGACAGTTTGTATGCGGTGTTATGGAACAGTTACGGGATTATTAATAACACGTGTTTTGTATGGTCTAACCCAGGGGAAAGGAGTTTTTTGGTTACACCAATATGGTTGGATGGGTGCATCCGTGGCTACAATTTTGATGACAGCTTATCCTTGGGAGTTAGCTGCTGAGGTTTTTGGTTTGTGGGAGTTTAATAATTATGTTGTTACTCCCTTTGGTTTAGTTACCGGTTTGGCTTGGGGGTTGTTTGCTATGCCACTTTTACATTCTAGTAAGAGAACTTTGTTACGGAGACTTGCTATTTATTACAAAAAAGAGTAG
- a CDS encoding Uma2 family endonuclease, producing the protein MATLLSESKSQTGLVISWEALPDDFQLEDEPVDNIGQPLLAGALCESLEISGFIQPQMLIAANFALCATLNAQFIAKAPDWLYIPSVKEILPGRKSYTPHLEGDIPALVMEFLSDKEGGEYSFKRTYPPGKWFFYEQILQVPIYIIFDPDGGLLEYYQLEDERYELKQPDENGRHWIKSMGLFLGTWQGTKEGRTGYWLRWWDKTGNLLPWALELIEQERQLAEQERQRAEQERQRAEQERQEKERLIAYLRSQGVDPNSLPNHAK; encoded by the coding sequence ATGGCAACCCTACTCAGTGAAAGTAAATCACAGACGGGACTGGTTATCTCATGGGAAGCGTTACCCGATGATTTTCAACTAGAGGATGAACCAGTGGACAATATAGGACAACCACTTTTAGCAGGTGCTTTATGTGAAAGTTTAGAAATCAGTGGTTTTATTCAACCACAGATGTTAATTGCTGCTAATTTTGCTTTATGTGCCACATTAAATGCTCAATTTATCGCTAAAGCACCAGATTGGCTATATATACCTTCAGTTAAAGAAATATTGCCAGGACGCAAAAGCTATACACCCCATTTAGAAGGGGATATACCGGCTTTGGTTATGGAATTTTTGTCAGATAAAGAAGGCGGAGAATACTCATTTAAACGTACCTATCCGCCAGGAAAATGGTTTTTTTATGAACAGATTTTGCAAGTTCCTATTTATATCATTTTTGATCCAGATGGAGGATTATTAGAATATTATCAACTGGAAGATGAACGTTATGAATTAAAGCAACCAGACGAAAATGGTCGTCATTGGATTAAGTCAATGGGACTATTTTTAGGAACTTGGCAAGGTACAAAAGAAGGACGTACTGGCTATTGGTTGCGATGGTGGGATAAAACAGGTAATTTGTTACCTTGGGCTTTAGAACTGATTGAACAGGAACGTCAACTAGCAGAGCAGGAACGCCAACGAGCAGAGCAGGAACGCCAACGAGCAGAACAGGAACGTCAGGAAAAAGAAAGGTTAATAGCTTACTTGCGATCGCAAGGAGTTGACCCTAATAGTTTACCTAATCATGCCAAGTAA
- a CDS encoding helix-turn-helix domain-containing protein: MPKPYSIDLRNRVIVAWVAQEGSQRQLAERFKVSLSFVRNLVRRYRETGQVEPKQCGGYEKPVIAGQYLNMIKSWLDEKNDLLLSELCDRLRETTGTSVSITTMHRALEKLGLRHKKKSKCQ, from the coding sequence ATGCCAAAACCTTATTCAATAGATTTGCGTAATCGCGTGATTGTAGCATGGGTTGCTCAAGAGGGATCTCAACGCCAGTTGGCAGAAAGATTCAAGGTCAGCTTATCATTTGTGAGAAATTTAGTACGTCGTTATCGTGAAACTGGGCAAGTTGAGCCAAAGCAATGTGGAGGATATGAAAAGCCTGTAATTGCAGGCCAATATTTAAACATGATCAAGTCTTGGCTGGATGAGAAAAATGATTTACTACTTTCAGAATTGTGCGATCGCCTGAGAGAAACGACGGGCACTAGTGTTAGTATCACAACCATGCATCGAGCCTTAGAAAAGTTGGGTCTACGTCATAAAAAAAAGTCTAAATGCCAGTGA
- a CDS encoding IS630 family transposase, translating to MKKSLNASEQETPRVQELRHDYRRWVDTVDIRNLVFLDESGINLGMSRLFARSQDGQRAIGSVPGNKGKNISLIGALNMDGILAAMTVEGSTNTEVFLTYVNQVLVPQLWKGAIVVMDNLKVHYAERVRLSIESVGAKVKFLPPYSPDLSPIELCWSKLKQFLRSREARTLEALNEAMTSAVNYITAEDALNWFNHCGLFT from the coding sequence ATAAAAAAAAGTCTAAATGCCAGTGAACAGGAGACTCCACGTGTTCAAGAATTAAGGCATGATTATCGTCGTTGGGTAGATACAGTTGATATTAGAAATTTAGTGTTTTTAGATGAATCGGGGATAAATTTAGGGATGTCAAGGTTGTTTGCCAGAAGCCAAGATGGACAAAGAGCAATTGGTAGCGTACCAGGAAACAAGGGCAAAAATATTTCTCTGATTGGGGCTTTAAATATGGATGGAATTCTGGCAGCAATGACTGTAGAGGGAAGCACAAATACAGAAGTATTTCTCACTTATGTAAATCAGGTTTTAGTACCTCAATTATGGAAAGGGGCTATTGTTGTTATGGATAATTTAAAGGTTCATTATGCCGAGCGCGTGAGATTGTCAATTGAATCAGTCGGTGCAAAAGTTAAGTTTTTACCCCCCTATTCTCCAGACTTATCTCCGATAGAATTGTGTTGGTCAAAATTAAAGCAATTTCTCCGTAGTCGGGAGGCACGAACATTAGAAGCCCTAAATGAGGCCATGACAAGTGCAGTAAATTATATTACAGCAGAGGATGCGCTTAATTGGTTCAATCATTGTGGTTTATTTACATGA
- a CDS encoding DEAD/DEAH box helicase, with amino-acid sequence MIPSVLANQIRNYVEDFISTTFHPTNSPFKNLIGDFLHPPIIREREGESGEESGVYQPGNNVCKGPYVSLGMPFKTGSIGRDFFPHIPLDFIPYLHQQEAFTRLMPPHYHSTLIATGTGSGKTECFLIPVLEHCRIYSQEGGIKAILIYPMNALATDQAKRIAKFINSIPSLKGKVTAGLYVGEEDENPTKVMTKEKVITDKQILLASPPDILLTNYKMLDYLLIQPNSQSLWQNNQPNTLRYLVVDEFHTFDGAQGTDLACLLRRLKYRLQVPENFLTCVGTSATLGVGSNAKGSGNILRYAETIFQECFEDQALIEEKRIPDMEFLAGSLLNVIPIPTQDYKEVLSAENYLFPADYIRAQAELWLQRSGGYGISEPGADLGEEWCLELGRDLKTLPIVHNLVRILSKKSYTYDEIIEQIGRRLHFPNNNSPENRYFNFLLLDSIFSLMAVARSQDVANSSVVRPWANLRVHVWFRELKRMVATVEPTPRLLFSDDLTAEIKEKTKTMPVIHCRSCGMTGWGAIKRSQNDDKLILNLQDFYQAFFSYNPLTCFIFPKNNPKNNPKNNLDPAFAARLCSKCLKINLPDAVTCHSCNSQELIDVEIPDILKVKKANKQSKSVSTHDCPYCQATNSLSILGSQAASLTSTIVSTLYTTQFNQDKKLLAFSDSVQDAAHRAGFYNSRTYRTTLRTAIFQAVQNLSAGEGKISLKQLVEGFSDYWLTTLTKEGDKDYTKYVATFLPSDLHWLQEWEKLIENPDSLSKEELTRLLSFLKKRLEWEVVAQFSHRATIGTTLESSGLCSVGFNQSIIEQSVQELIIYLNNEIELLHGVSYPKVHEFIFGILNHLRLLGGIYQPVVANHGYIETGGNHFVWSKLWFMPKFSYSATIPRFLTTNNGENSWEAVFSNSPRGSWCENWTERVFSSFGLLMREQCKQILYQTLDILTKTKILERRKSEKGDVWGIPMNVMEIFPQGDVFLCDSCNHSVTLSPHAGVGGACYNSKCNGKYQIPSSGLVYYSQLYQRGQVHRVFAQEHTSMLSRPHRENLERLFITSARACDPNLISATSTLEMGINIGDLSSIVLCSIPPNSANFQQRVGRAGRKQGNALISAIATGKAHDLFFYADPGELIDGRVEPAGCYLNAAAILKRQLTAFCLDCWVTQGVSKEELPIQLQKSLDAVDKCDEGRFPYTWLKFIERHKKKLLDDFLSLFTNLREGREKTRDNTQYEDYNRVDGEYLRKELGAFIGITPGDGIHLDILERLKEINKERKRIKNLIDSIGRTIKKMGEKPDTIQNLPNNQDLKQELEEEKLAFQQLIKEINQKNLFNFLTDEGMLPNYSFPQAGVTLRSVILRREKPDEDSSNRETTYKNLTPFAYTYERPSQIAIRELVPGCVFYAEGRSITIDQIDLKLSEPEKWRICRNCHYAAPDFSNSQKTCPRCGDTMWGDQGRLHDVLSQTSNSHHLR; translated from the coding sequence ATGATACCATCAGTACTAGCAAACCAAATTCGCAACTATGTAGAAGACTTTATTTCTACTACTTTTCATCCGACTAATAGTCCTTTTAAAAATTTAATTGGTGATTTTTTACATCCACCTATAATAAGAGAAAGAGAGGGAGAATCAGGAGAAGAATCAGGGGTTTATCAGCCTGGAAATAATGTGTGTAAGGGACCCTATGTTTCATTGGGTATGCCTTTTAAAACTGGCTCTATTGGTAGGGACTTTTTCCCCCATATTCCCCTAGATTTTATCCCCTATTTACATCAACAAGAGGCTTTTACTCGCTTGATGCCTCCCCATTATCATTCTACTTTAATTGCAACGGGGACTGGGTCAGGAAAAACAGAGTGTTTTTTAATTCCCGTTTTAGAACATTGCCGAATTTATTCTCAAGAAGGGGGAATCAAGGCAATTCTCATCTATCCGATGAATGCCTTGGCAACGGATCAGGCTAAACGAATAGCTAAGTTTATTAATTCTATTCCTTCACTAAAGGGGAAGGTTACGGCGGGGTTATATGTGGGTGAGGAAGATGAAAATCCCACTAAGGTGATGACTAAAGAAAAGGTTATTACTGATAAACAAATACTCTTGGCATCTCCCCCGGATATTCTGCTGACCAATTATAAAATGTTAGATTATCTGTTAATTCAACCCAATTCTCAATCTCTATGGCAAAATAATCAACCAAACACTCTCCGCTATCTGGTGGTAGATGAGTTCCATACTTTTGATGGTGCCCAAGGGACTGATTTAGCTTGTTTATTACGTAGGCTGAAATATCGCTTGCAGGTGCCTGAAAATTTTTTAACCTGTGTGGGAACTTCTGCTACCCTGGGAGTGGGGTCTAATGCCAAAGGGTCAGGGAATATTTTACGCTATGCTGAAACTATATTTCAAGAGTGTTTTGAAGACCAGGCCTTAATAGAAGAAAAACGCATTCCTGATATGGAGTTTTTAGCGGGAAGTCTACTGAATGTAATTCCCATACCTACTCAAGATTATAAAGAGGTTCTGAGTGCCGAAAATTATCTGTTTCCAGCAGATTATATTCGCGCCCAAGCTGAACTTTGGTTACAAAGGTCTGGGGGATATGGCATATCAGAACCTGGTGCAGATTTAGGAGAAGAATGGTGTCTAGAATTGGGTAGAGATTTGAAAACCTTGCCTATTGTTCATAATCTGGTGCGAATTCTGTCTAAAAAGAGCTATACTTATGATGAAATTATAGAGCAGATTGGTCGTCGTCTTCATTTCCCTAATAATAATAGTCCGGAGAATAGGTATTTTAATTTTTTGTTGTTGGATAGTATATTTTCTTTAATGGCTGTAGCTCGCTCTCAAGATGTGGCTAATAGTTCTGTGGTAAGACCTTGGGCTAATTTAAGGGTACATGTATGGTTCCGGGAACTAAAACGAATGGTGGCTACCGTGGAACCAACACCACGGCTTTTATTTTCCGATGATTTAACAGCAGAAATTAAAGAAAAAACTAAAACTATGCCTGTTATTCACTGTCGTAGTTGTGGTATGACGGGATGGGGTGCAATAAAAAGATCCCAAAATGATGATAAATTAATTCTAAATTTACAAGATTTCTATCAGGCATTTTTTAGTTATAATCCTCTGACTTGTTTTATTTTTCCTAAAAATAATCCCAAAAATAATCCCAAAAATAATCTAGATCCTGCTTTTGCTGCTCGTCTTTGTTCCAAGTGTTTAAAAATTAATTTGCCTGATGCAGTTACTTGCCATAGTTGTAATTCCCAAGAATTAATAGATGTAGAAATTCCAGATATACTGAAAGTAAAAAAAGCAAATAAGCAGTCTAAGTCTGTTTCTACTCATGACTGTCCTTACTGTCAAGCTACTAATAGTTTATCTATTTTAGGTTCTCAAGCTGCTAGTTTGACCAGCACTATTGTGAGTACCCTTTATACTACTCAGTTTAATCAAGATAAGAAACTGTTGGCTTTTTCTGATTCAGTTCAAGATGCAGCCCATCGCGCAGGATTTTATAATTCTCGAACCTATCGCACTACCCTTAGAACAGCTATTTTTCAAGCAGTGCAGAATTTAAGCGCGGGAGAGGGAAAGATAAGTTTGAAACAACTAGTAGAGGGTTTTTCAGACTATTGGTTGACTACCTTAACCAAAGAGGGTGATAAGGATTACACTAAATATGTGGCCACCTTTCTTCCCAGTGATTTACATTGGTTGCAAGAATGGGAAAAACTGATAGAGAATCCCGACTCTTTAAGCAAAGAGGAACTTACTCGTTTGCTGAGTTTTTTAAAAAAACGTCTGGAATGGGAAGTTGTAGCTCAGTTTAGTCATCGCGCTACCATTGGTACCACCCTCGAGTCTAGTGGGTTATGTAGTGTGGGTTTTAATCAATCTATTATTGAGCAGTCTGTACAAGAATTAATTATTTATTTAAATAATGAGATAGAGCTATTGCATGGTGTGTCATACCCCAAAGTGCATGAATTTATATTTGGTATACTTAATCATCTACGCCTTTTAGGGGGCATATACCAACCTGTAGTGGCTAATCATGGGTATATTGAAACAGGGGGTAACCATTTTGTATGGAGTAAGTTATGGTTTATGCCTAAATTTAGTTATTCAGCTACTATTCCTAGATTTTTGACTACCAACAATGGAGAAAATAGCTGGGAGGCAGTTTTTTCTAATTCTCCTAGGGGAAGTTGGTGTGAAAATTGGACAGAGCGGGTGTTTAGTTCTTTTGGTTTATTGATGAGAGAACAGTGCAAACAAATTCTCTACCAGACCCTGGATATACTGACTAAAACGAAGATTTTAGAAAGGAGAAAATCGGAAAAAGGGGATGTTTGGGGAATTCCTATGAATGTGATGGAGATTTTTCCCCAGGGTGATGTTTTTTTATGTGATAGCTGTAATCACTCAGTCACTCTCTCCCCCCATGCTGGGGTAGGAGGTGCTTGTTATAACAGTAAATGTAACGGAAAATACCAGATTCCCAGTTCAGGTCTAGTTTATTATTCCCAACTTTATCAAAGGGGTCAGGTTCACCGGGTGTTTGCTCAAGAACATACAAGTATGCTTAGTCGTCCACACCGGGAGAACTTAGAAAGATTGTTTATTACTAGTGCCCGTGCTTGTGACCCTAATTTGATTTCTGCTACCTCTACTCTAGAAATGGGTATTAATATTGGTGACTTATCTAGTATAGTTCTTTGTTCCATTCCCCCCAATAGTGCTAACTTTCAACAACGGGTAGGAAGAGCAGGGCGAAAACAGGGTAATGCACTCATCAGTGCGATCGCTACTGGAAAAGCCCATGATTTATTTTTCTATGCAGATCCTGGGGAATTGATAGATGGGAGGGTAGAACCAGCGGGGTGTTATTTAAACGCAGCAGCTATCTTAAAAAGACAGTTAACAGCTTTTTGTTTAGACTGTTGGGTGACCCAGGGGGTAAGTAAGGAGGAGTTACCGATTCAATTGCAAAAGAGTTTAGATGCGGTAGATAAGTGTGATGAAGGACGTTTTCCTTACACCTGGCTGAAGTTTATTGAGCGTCATAAGAAAAAGTTGCTAGATGATTTTTTGTCTTTGTTTACAAATCTAAGGGAAGGAAGGGAGAAAACCAGGGATAACACTCAATATGAAGACTATAATCGTGTGGATGGGGAATATTTAAGGAAAGAATTAGGTGCTTTTATAGGGATAACTCCAGGAGATGGAATACACCTGGATATATTAGAAAGGTTGAAGGAAATAAATAAAGAGCGTAAGCGTATAAAAAATCTAATAGATTCTATTGGAAGAACCATAAAGAAAATGGGTGAAAAACCGGATACGATTCAAAATTTACCGAACAACCAGGATCTAAAACAGGAACTAGAAGAGGAAAAACTAGCCTTTCAACAACTAATTAAAGAAATTAATCAGAAAAATTTGTTTAACTTTCTCACAGATGAGGGGATGTTACCCAACTACTCTTTTCCGCAAGCGGGGGTAACCCTGCGCTCTGTCATTCTCCGAAGGGAGAAACCAGATGAGGATAGCTCCAATAGAGAAACTACTTACAAAAACCTAACTCCCTTTGCTTATACTTATGAGAGACCGAGCCAAATTGCTATTAGAGAACTTGTACCTGGTTGTGTGTTTTATGCAGAGGGTAGATCTATAACCATAGACCAAATAGATTTAAAACTATCTGAACCAGAAAAATGGCGCATCTGTCGCAACTGTCATTATGCTGCACCTGATTTTTCTAATAGCCAAAAAACTTGTCCTCGCTGTGGAGACACCATGTGGGGAGACCAAGGTAGATTACATGATGTGTTGTCTCAAACAAGTAATAGCCACCACCTCAGATAG
- a CDS encoding DUF1998 domain-containing protein, with protein sequence MMCCLKQVIATTSDRESRFGDENEDRDSSFFKNHLLVDFDPSFKEYTYLVKSTEFPFGFEYISRTKFREINLGKTLPHGKNVEIAGENFFTEGFRICKGCGKILRKNNTQSSQERDHALTCKWRERPEAAETIETLYLYREFESESIRFLMPDQRFWSEQGLHSFIAALQLGLKQKFGGRVDHLQITQVQEPQPDNKLRKSFLYLYDTVPGGTGYLRQLCENRVDSRPEDLRQVFQQALNVLINCSCQERGEDGCYKCLFAYRNSFHQDFTSSKAAQSLLSEILNHWSDLGEEKSQNLSGLSINSDLESELESKFIQALTSYTRNGEETKLQPLLLHGKKAYYLKIGEMAWNIELQVPLGKEEGLPLNCRADFVFYPAHSRVNSLPIVVFTDGWEYHQERIDQDLEQRLGIIKTGDYWCWSLTWADIDKQLNQKTTFYNSTTDYGGTKSGMDSSLNNPQINQRRKELYEHYQCSQLAHLEDKSSWEWLMDYLYSPIDSLWQNWALLRTILQAQKKNQTPPAIEDFLAPQLEMWNRPQNYHSGVIELSKNLEIFTLVDHKRNKELNKNGSLVLIRLQEIYQSDWQEMLRMLNLYQFLPYTYAMTTTSDRDNLSTMVPTWETRLDTNIHNNISRGVNKEWQSIKELIIEEDLVPWIDQMIENQWNLPVVGYELENKKGAVIASAELSWVEEKVSIVTTVEDKHIFEQTGWHSLLVEEVSSQIENLNQFLKTTIKERR encoded by the coding sequence ATGATGTGTTGTCTCAAACAAGTAATAGCCACCACCTCAGATAGGGAAAGTCGGTTTGGGGATGAGAATGAAGACAGGGACTCTAGTTTTTTTAAAAACCATTTGTTAGTAGATTTTGACCCATCCTTTAAGGAATACACTTATCTGGTAAAGAGTACAGAATTTCCCTTTGGATTTGAGTATATATCCCGAACCAAATTCCGAGAAATAAATTTGGGGAAGACCCTCCCCCACGGGAAAAATGTAGAAATAGCAGGAGAGAACTTTTTTACAGAAGGATTTCGTATTTGTAAGGGGTGTGGGAAGATTTTAAGAAAAAATAACACTCAATCAAGTCAAGAACGAGACCATGCTCTAACTTGTAAATGGCGAGAACGACCAGAAGCAGCGGAGACCATAGAGACCCTTTATTTATACCGAGAATTTGAGTCCGAATCCATTAGATTTTTAATGCCAGATCAAAGATTTTGGAGCGAACAGGGGTTACATTCCTTTATTGCTGCATTGCAATTAGGCTTGAAACAAAAATTTGGAGGAAGGGTAGACCACCTGCAAATTACCCAAGTGCAAGAACCCCAACCAGATAATAAACTGCGTAAATCCTTTCTTTACCTATATGACACAGTGCCCGGAGGGACTGGTTATTTGCGACAGTTGTGTGAGAACAGGGTAGATAGTAGACCAGAGGATCTGCGCCAGGTGTTTCAACAGGCTTTAAATGTATTAATTAATTGCAGTTGTCAAGAAAGGGGAGAAGATGGTTGTTATAAATGTTTATTTGCCTATCGTAATAGCTTTCACCAAGACTTTACTAGTAGTAAAGCAGCCCAATCCCTACTGAGTGAAATTTTGAACCACTGGTCAGATTTAGGAGAAGAGAAGAGCCAAAATCTTTCTGGTCTGTCCATTAACTCCGACCTAGAAAGTGAACTAGAGTCTAAATTCATTCAAGCTTTGACAAGCTATACAAGAAATGGAGAAGAAACCAAATTACAACCATTGTTACTCCATGGCAAAAAAGCCTACTACCTAAAAATAGGGGAAATGGCTTGGAACATAGAGCTACAAGTTCCTTTAGGTAAAGAAGAAGGACTACCTCTAAATTGCAGAGCAGATTTTGTGTTTTATCCCGCCCATAGTCGGGTTAACAGTTTACCCATAGTAGTATTTACTGATGGATGGGAGTATCACCAAGAAAGAATAGACCAGGATTTAGAGCAACGTCTAGGGATTATAAAAACCGGAGATTATTGGTGTTGGTCACTGACCTGGGCGGATATAGATAAACAATTAAACCAGAAAACCACCTTTTATAACTCCACCACTGATTATGGGGGGACTAAATCTGGAATGGATTCCTCATTGAACAATCCACAGATTAATCAGAGAAGGAAAGAACTATATGAACACTACCAATGTAGTCAACTTGCCCATTTAGAAGATAAAAGTAGCTGGGAATGGTTAATGGATTATCTTTATTCTCCCATAGATAGTTTGTGGCAAAACTGGGCACTGCTGCGTACTATCCTACAGGCACAGAAGAAAAACCAGACCCCCCCTGCTATAGAAGATTTTTTAGCACCCCAACTAGAAATGTGGAATCGACCTCAAAACTATCATAGTGGAGTAATAGAATTATCAAAGAATCTAGAGATCTTTACCCTAGTTGACCACAAGCGAAATAAGGAATTGAACAAAAATGGCAGTTTAGTTTTAATTCGGTTGCAAGAAATTTACCAATCGGACTGGCAAGAAATGCTACGCATGTTAAACCTCTATCAATTTTTACCCTATACTTATGCCATGACCACAACCAGTGACAGGGACAACCTTAGCACCATGGTTCCCACCTGGGAAACCAGGTTAGATACAAATATACATAATAATATTAGTAGAGGTGTAAATAAAGAATGGCAGAGTATAAAGGAGTTAATCATAGAAGAGGATCTAGTACCTTGGATTGACCAGATGATAGAGAACCAGTGGAATTTACCAGTAGTGGGCTATGAATTAGAGAACAAAAAGGGAGCAGTGATAGCCAGTGCGGAACTAAGCTGGGTAGAAGAGAAAGTAAGTATTGTCACCACAGTAGAAGACAAACATATATTTGAGCAAACTGGGTGGCATAGCTTATTAGTAGAAGAAGTATCCTCCCAGATAGAGAACCTAAACCAGTTTTTAAAAACAACTATTAAGGAGAGAAGATAA
- a CDS encoding type II toxin-antitoxin system RelE family toxin: MVELKHPVKLAIADSFLDQFGRLPKNIQSKVTSFLNRFKQNPTSSGINYETIKDCKDNRMRSVRIDLEYRAIILKPETGNLYPLLWVGKHDLAYFWAQKRVCQINQISGALQIIDTEEIQNTTERLTTQKQEQPGRFDHIKDEDLMRLGVPQMLIPALRKLVTDADVDNILSHLPQECTDRIIMLAAGYKLPEIYQLIETPKTTIDVENIETALENQDTLSRFVVITEDIELEEMLAAPLEKWRVFLHPSQRKLVERDWNGPVRVLGGAGTGKTVVALHRAKWLVHHRFNMPGDRILFTTYTRNLSIDIASSLKTIVTPEEMERIKVVNLDKSHIPHPQLSGREITEIKIKVSIKINIESEKSIRETVNQQKCHQNLFSISSNKNSHYPER; the protein is encoded by the coding sequence ATGGTCGAATTAAAACATCCCGTCAAATTAGCCATTGCAGACAGTTTTTTAGACCAGTTTGGGCGATTACCCAAAAACATTCAGAGTAAAGTTACCTCCTTTCTCAATCGGTTCAAACAAAACCCCACCAGTAGTGGAATTAACTATGAGACCATAAAAGACTGTAAAGATAACCGCATGAGGTCAGTGAGAATAGATTTAGAATACCGGGCAATTATTCTCAAACCAGAAACCGGGAACTTGTATCCTTTATTATGGGTAGGTAAACACGATTTAGCCTATTTTTGGGCCCAAAAAAGAGTTTGTCAAATCAATCAGATATCTGGAGCTTTACAAATTATTGATACAGAAGAAATACAAAATACAACAGAAAGACTCACCACACAAAAACAGGAACAACCCGGGCGATTTGACCATATCAAAGACGAAGATTTAATGAGATTGGGCGTACCACAAATGTTAATTCCTGCCCTGCGAAAACTAGTTACAGATGCAGACGTAGATAACATACTATCACATCTTCCCCAGGAATGTACAGACCGTATAATTATGTTAGCAGCTGGCTATAAACTTCCAGAAATCTACCAATTAATAGAGACCCCCAAAACAACTATTGATGTAGAGAATATAGAAACAGCGCTAGAAAATCAGGACACCCTGAGTCGGTTTGTAGTTATTACTGAAGACATAGAACTAGAAGAGATGTTAGCAGCACCCCTAGAAAAGTGGCGTGTATTTTTACATCCTAGCCAGCGTAAACTAGTAGAACGAGACTGGAATGGTCCCGTTAGAGTTTTAGGAGGTGCAGGGACTGGCAAAACCGTAGTCGCCCTACACCGAGCTAAATGGTTAGTGCACCATCGTTTTAATATGCCAGGCGATCGCATATTATTTACGACCTACACCAGGAATTTAAGCATAGACATAGCATCAAGTTTAAAGACAATAGTTACACCAGAAGAGATGGAGCGGATAAAAGTAGTAAACCTAGATAAATCCCACATTCCGCACCCTCAACTATCGGGGAGGGAAATTACTGAGATAAAAATCAAAGTTAGCATAAAAATAAACATAGAGAGTGAAAAAAGCATTCGAGAAACAGTAAATCAGCAAAAATGTCATCAAAATCTATTCTCAATAAGCAGCAATAAGAATTCACATTACCCAGAGAGGTGA